In a single window of the Raphanus sativus cultivar WK10039 chromosome 9, ASM80110v3, whole genome shotgun sequence genome:
- the LOC108827911 gene encoding homeobox-leucine zipper protein HDG7, giving the protein MNGDLDITKGDDEFESDSLEEMSGDDDDNKHEQRPKKKKKKKMSKYRRHTSYQIQELESFFKVCPHPNEKQRLELGSKLSLESKQIKFWFQNRRTQMKTQLERHENAILRQENEKLRVENGILKEAMRSPTCTNCGGAATPGEVSHEQQQLRMENAKLKYELDKLCALANRFIGGSISLEQPSNGGGVGSQDLSLGHGFTRGTSTFMDLAVVAMDELIRLAEVDNPLWIKCSKSERDSMKHDEYTSLFAGSKHPGFAAEGSRETGLVLINSLTLVETLMNTNRWAEMFECIVAAASTVEVISNGSGGSRNGSLQLMEAEFQVMSPLVPIRQVKFLRYCKQHGDGLWAVVDVSYDVNRESQDLKSYDGLKRLPSGCIIEDIGNGCSKVTWIEHSEYEGSHIHPLYQQLLSSSVGLGATKWLATLQRRCESYTTLLSSQDQTGLSLAGTKSTQTLAQRMKLSFYSGITASPIHKWEKLVAENVGQDTRILTRRSLQPSGVVLSAATSMWLPVTQQRLFEFLCDSKCRNQWDILCNGASVENMLLIPKRQREGRCVSLLQPAGKHQSGNSMLILQETWSDASGALVVYAPVDVPSMNMVMSGGDSANVALLPSGFSISPDGSSSSSSSWYDQIDTHGGFVNHESKGCLLTVGFQILVNSVPTTKLNMESVQTVNNLIACTIHKIKAALSIPA; this is encoded by the exons ATGAATGGTGATCTTGATATTACTAAAGGAGACGATGAGTTCGAGAGTGATAGCTTAGAAGAAATGtctggtgatgatgatgataataaacatgaacaacgccctaaaaagaagaagaagaagaagatgtcaaAGTACCGTAGACACACTTCTTACCAGATTCAAGAACTCGAATC TTTCTTCAAAGTGTGTCCTCATCCTAATGAAAAGCAAAGGCTTGAACTTGGAAGCAAACTTTCTTTGGAGAGTAAGCAAATCAAGTTTTGGTTTCAGAACAGAAGAACACAAATGAAG ACGCAACTAGAGAGGCATGAGAATGCGATTCTCAGACAAGAGAATGAAAAACTGCGTGTAGAAAACGGTATCCTTAAAGAAGCAATGAGAAGTCCTACATGCACCAACTGTGGTGGAGCAGCTACACCTGGCGAGGTCTCACATGAGCAGCAACAGCTTAGGATGGAGAATGCTAAGCTTAAGTACGAGCTCGATAAGCTTTGCGCTTTAGCAAACAGATTCATTGGCGGTTCTATCTCACTCGAGCAGCCTTCAAATGGTGGTGGGGTTGGATCACAGGATTTGTCTTTAGGACATGGTTTCACCAGAGGTACTTCCACGTTTATGGATCTTGCTGTGGTGGCTATGGATGAGTTGATAAGGCTAGCTGAAGTGGATAATCCTTTATGGATAAAATGTTCAAAGAGTGAGAGAGATTCAATGAAGCATGACGAGTATACAAGCCTTTTTGCGGGTAGTAAACATCCAGGTTTTGCAGCTGAAGGTTCAAGAGAAACTGGTTTAGTTCTAATCAATAGCTTGACTCTTGTGGAGACTCTAATGAACACG AACCGATGGGCAGAGATGTTTGAGTGTATTGTAGCTGCTGCATCAACCGTGGAAGTGATATCTAACGGTAGCGGTGGATCTAGAAACGGCTCTCTTCAATTG ATGGAAGCAGAGTTTCAAGTGATGTCTCCATTAGTTCCAATTAGACAGGTGAAGTTTCTTAGATATTGCAAGCAACATGGAGATGGTTTATGGGCGGTCGTGGATGTTTCTTATGATGTAAACAGAGAAAGTCAGGACTTGAAGTCTTATGATGGCTTAAAGAGGCTCCCCTCAGGATGCATCATAGAAGACATAGGCAATGGTTGCTCCAAG GTGACGTGGATTGAACATTCAGAGTATGAAGGGAGTCATATCCATCCTCTTTACCAACAGTTGCTCAGTTCTTCGGTTGGGTTAGGTGCAACCAAGTGGCTTGCAACTCTGCAGAGACGATGTGAAAGCTACACAACCCTTTTGTCTTCTCAAGACCAAACAg GTTTGTCACTCGCTGGCACCAAGAGCACACAAACACTCGCGCAGCGTATGAAGCTCAGCTTCTATTCAGGCATAACTGCATCACCCATTCACAAATGGGAGAAGCTTGTAGCTGAGAACGTGGGACAGGACACAAGGATACTGACCAGGAGGAGCCTTCAGCCTTCTGGTGTTGTCTTAAGCGCTGCAACGTCTATGTGGCTACCGGTTACTCAGCAGAGACTGTTTGAGTTTCTGTGTGATAGTAAATGCAGAAACCAGTGGGATATTTTGTGTAATGGTGCTTCAGTGGAAAACATGCTTCTCATCCCAAAAAGGCAACGTGAAGGAAGATGTGTCTCTCTCCTTCAACCTGCT GGAAAGCATCAAAGTGGGAACAGTATGCTTATCCTGCAAGAGACATGGAGTGATGCTTCTGGTGCGCTTGTGGTTTACGCACCTGTAGATGTCCCATCTATGAATATGGTAATGAGCGGTGGAGATTCAGCTAACGTTGCACTTCTTCCATCAGGTTTCTCTATATCGCCTgatggatcatcatcatcatcatcatcatggtATGATCAGATCGATACCCATGGAGGTTTTGTGAACCATGAAAGCAAAGGATGTCTCCTGACAGTAGGGTTTCAGATCTTAGTGAACAGCGTACCGACGACAAAGCTCAACATGGAATCTGTTCAAACTGTGAACAACCTCATCGCTTGCACCATTCACAAGATCAAAGCCGCTCTTAGTATACCTGCTTAA
- the LOC108826307 gene encoding protein 108-like, giving the protein MVSISSSSKSSTIMKLVVMVAVVLVVTVVDGQSCNTHLSGLNVCGEFVVPGADTTNPSAECCNALEAVPSDCICNTFRIASRLPTRCNIPTLSCN; this is encoded by the coding sequence atggtatCAATTTCCAGCTCTTCCAAATCTTCCACAATCATGAAGCTGGTGGTGATGGTGGCTGTGGTCTTGGTGGTGACGGTGGTGGATGGACAGAGCTGCAATACCCACTTGAGTGGACTGAACGTGTGTGGTGAGTTTGTAGTTCCAGGAGCAGACACGACGAACCCGAGTGCCGAGTGTTGCAATGCTCTTGAGGCAGTGCCGAGCGACTGCATTTGCAACACATTTCGCATTGCCTCTAGGCTTCCCACTCGCTGCAACATCCCTACACTTTCATGCAACTGA
- the LOC108827912 gene encoding uncharacterized protein LOC108827912 yields the protein MLDLFETHRNLILQTLLSLSLTLILYFLRIPIIFLHGLCTYIQPENLNQNNSGVRAAIRRPSNNTDDHPKPNNEQLRRRNRSKDNKSEFDETNAQIFRIKLDEDHLRSRIYFTDYNSLLVVSSLSLSSFLLQNYFSLDDDDNGLLFPLVLGSIALCKVLVALAKISIERSASKRSEKRLSLIFAGLGFVFGIIISAGVFPRGFDFRLGSVDAFSCILVSFSMACIAGFLYMPAGRSARSFWVGTDQIRSNLSIISCGWFGRMILYVNYVVSVFTSLLWILPLAEILVKRSSNAGGLVGNVGFSSGDFGKFRVLCLWLSGLLQAMAVRPNLQMFLNEAVLSWYQRLHGSKTPDLEFSRAKMFLHNHYLCLVALQFVAPSVLVIVFLGLSQVELGSFAVSRLVCGSLPCSEFVGRVGLLMSWWVLFVWSAFASASLVFYRRGVLYVS from the coding sequence ATGCTCGACCTCTTCGAAACCCACAGGAACCTCATCCTCCAAACCCTACTATCCCTCTCCTTAACCCTCATCCTCTACTTCCTCAGAATCCCAATCATCTTCCTCCACGGCCTCTGCACCTACATCCAACCCGAGAATCTCAACCAAAACAACTCCGGAGTCAGAGCCGCGATCCGACGTCCCTCGAACAACACAGACGATCATCCCAAACCCAACAACGAACAACTCAGACGAAGAAACAGATCCAAAGACAACAAATCCGAATTCGACGAGACCAACGCACAGATCTTCCGAATCAAACTCGACGAAGACCACCTCAGATCCCGCATCTACTTCACCGACTACAACTCTCTCTTGGTCGTatcttctctatctctctcctcCTTCCTCCTCCAAAACTACTTCTCCCTAGACGACGACGATAACGGCCTTCTGTTCCCTCTCGTTCTCGGATCCATCGCCTTGTGCAAAGTCCTCGTCGCGTTAGCTAAGATCTCGATCGAGAGATCCGCGTCGAAGCGATCCGAGAAGAGACTTAGTTTGATCTTCGCGGGGTTAGGGTTTGTTTTCGGGATTATAATCAGCGCTGGTGTGTTCCCTAGAGGGTTTGACTTTCGGTTAGGCTCCGTTGACGCCTTCTCCTGTATTCTCGTGTCCTTCTCCATGGCTTGCATCGCTGGGTTCCTCTACATGCCCGCGGGAAGAAGCGCGAGGTCGTTTTGGGTTGGGACTGATCAGATCAGGAGTAATCTCTCCATCATATCTTGTGGATGGTTCGGTAGAATGATTCTTTACGTTAACTACGTTGTTTCGGTTTTCACTTCGTTGCTTTGGATCCTTCCTTTGGCTGAGATTCTAGTCAAGAGGAGTAGCAATGCTGGTGGGTTGGTTGGTAATGTAGGCTTCTCGAGTGGTGATTTCGGGAAGTTTCGTGTTTTGTGTTTGTGGCTGTCGGGTTTGTTACAAGCTATGGCGGTTCGTCCTAACCTTCAGATGTTTTTGAACGAAGCGGTGTTGTCTTGGTATCAGAGGTTACATGGGAGCAAGACTCCTGATTTGGAGTTTAGCAGGGCGAAGATGTTTCTTCATAACCATTACTTGTGTCTCGTTGCTTTGCAGTTTGTGGCGCCGTCGGTTCTTGTGATCGTCTTCCTCGGCTTGTCTCAGGTTGAACTAGGGTCTTTTGCTGTTTCGAGGCTTGTGTGTGGTTCTTTGCCTTGCAGCGAGTTCGTGGGACGAGTTGGTTTGTTGATGTCTTGGTGGGTTCTTTTTGTTTGGTCGGCTTTTGCTTCTGCGAGTCTTGTTTTCTATCGACGTGGTGTTTTGTATGTTTCTTGA